The sequence below is a genomic window from Sporolituus thermophilus DSM 23256.
AGTTTCTTGCCCCTCATTATGTAAAATTCCCCTCCTAAAATTTGTTCGGGCATCCCGACTGCACCAACAGGCGGGACGTACCCCGTCCATCTTCATTGTACGGGGTTTTTCTTTTTCAAATAATAAGGTTTTTTTAGAAAATTTTGTGTTTTATTTAGGAAAATACTGAAAAATTTAATAAAAAAAAGCGGCCTACGCCGCTATTACATATTCGCGTCATCAGTATTCACATTCAATGCCTGGTTGCGAATCCGCGGACCCTCATGCGGCGTGCCGTTAGGCTCGCTGTCATATACAGCGTCATAGCCCAATTGGTCCCGGTCTACCATGTTCCATATCCGACGCTTTTTATCGATGTAGACCACCTCCTTACGCATTATTTTCTCCGTTCCGGGCCGGCAAAAAAGTGGTGGTTTATGGTAGTTAGGCTTTCTGTGTATCCGTTGTGCTGAGCACATATACTTTGACGTTTTTGATGCCAAAATCTTCGGCTTGCTTCACTGTTGGCAGGGCAATATCAATACGATTGCCCTTTATCGCCCCGCCGGTGTCTTCAGCTACGGCATATTGGCCGGTGCCGTCAGGAAACTGGATATACACCCGCGAGCCCAGCGGAATAACGTCGGGGTCAACGGCAATAACACCTGGCCGAATTTTGGTACCCAAGTATGTTCTGTCTCCCCATTGGTCGTTGTCGTGAGGGCCTGGCGCGTACGCTGTCGCGACAATATCCAAAACCTGTTCAAATTCTTTCGGCGCTGTTTGGCGAGCCGTCACTTGCTTTTTCTGGGCATTAGCGTTAATCTGCGCGGGATCTTTCGCCTGATCTTGTCCAACTTGTTGCTGCGTCGCGACCGGGGCGTCGGCATTGGGATTAACGGCGGCATGGGCAACCGCGGCAGGAAGTCCCGGCAGCATCGTCGACGTAAGAACCGCGGCTCCGGCGAGTGCGGCCGCCA
It includes:
- a CDS encoding 3D domain-containing protein, with the translated sequence MKHKSHRKRIKRLKRRYRRLAAALAGAAVLTSTMLPGLPAAVAHAAVNPNADAPVATQQQVGQDQAKDPAQINANAQKKQVTARQTAPKEFEQVLDIVATAYAPGPHDNDQWGDRTYLGTKIRPGVIAVDPDVIPLGSRVYIQFPDGTGQYAVAEDTGGAIKGNRIDIALPTVKQAEDFGIKNVKVYVLSTTDTQKA